One part of the Ochotona princeps isolate mOchPri1 chromosome 3, mOchPri1.hap1, whole genome shotgun sequence genome encodes these proteins:
- the LOC101531945 gene encoding OX-2 membrane glycoprotein-like: protein MGFPLHQIFHLFMLPIWAQGPDSPQRIKHKNNETAVLGENVTIFCNLTTLADVVQITWQKIQDSLPQNIATYSNKNGERILPPYVDRLHCKSIEPNSSFITIREVTFEDEACYKCLFNVFPYGSHGGQICLNILTVSELRTELQLEPDPEGFLHLTYSAVGKPAPRMSLFPSQILIHPPEERLVQNANGTVTVTEVCIISLETVKSLGLQYLIVHMDHPLKNEEIIVPLATEQDCVPCYYFCLPLLLPSCAALIGMIIFYIVQSKKQECTIHDRQHKEKTYAPVGGVTG, encoded by the exons attctCCACAAAGGATAAAGCATAAAAATAATGAGACAGCTGTTTTGGGAGAAAATGTGACTATTTTCTGCAATTTAACAACTCTAGCAGATGTTGTGCAAATTACCTGGCAGAAGATTCAAGATTCTTTGCCACAAAATATCGCCACTTACAGCAACAAAAACGGAGAGAGGATTCTTCCGCCTTACGTAGACAGGCTGCATTGCAAGAGCATTGAGCCGAACTCCTCATTCATAACAATTCGTGAAGTGACGTTTGAAGATGAAGCCTGCtacaaatgtttatttaatgtttttccaTATGGCAGCCATGGAGGACAAATCTGCCTCAACATCTTAA CTGTGTCTGAATTAAGGACTGAACTCCAACTCGAGCCTGATCCTGAAGGCTTTCTTCACCTGACTTACTCAGCTGTGGGAAAACCTGCTCCTCGAATGTCTCTTTTCCCGTCACAAATCCTCATTCATCCACCAGAGGAGAGGCTTGTGCAGAACGCCAACGGCACAGTCACTGTGACTGAAGTGTGTATCATCTCCTTGGAGACCGTCAAGTCCCTAGGACTCCAGTACCTGATTGTGCACATGGATCATCCTCTAAAGAACGAAGAAATTATAGTTCCTCTAGCAACAGAGCAAGATT GTGTTCcttgttattatttttgtttgcctCTACTCCTTCCTTCATGTGCTGCACTTATTGGCATGATCATTTTCTACATTGTTCAAAGTAAGAAACAGGAATG CACCATTCACGACAGGCAGCACAAGGAGAAAACCTATGCGCCCGTTGGTGGAGTGACTGGATAA